Proteins encoded together in one Phyllostomus discolor isolate MPI-MPIP mPhyDis1 chromosome 6, mPhyDis1.pri.v3, whole genome shotgun sequence window:
- the LOC114500203 gene encoding olfactory receptor 51F1-like, with protein MTIIHCVFWNCSFNIYICIHSNFPHLEKKSRSCKRIQLLQTIMLTYYNSTFPTFFLTGVPGLEWAHVWISIPFCCLYLTALSGNTLILFIVLTEQSLHEPMYYFLSMLSTTDIGLCLSTLGTVLGIFWVNTREISFNACLSQMFFIHLFTFMESSVLLAMAFDRFVAISNPLRYATILTHARIAQIGLAVITRGTVILTPLVLLLKRLSFCHSHVLHHSYCFHPDVMKLSCSDTKINSAFGLAAIISTAGVDSIFILLSYVLIIRSVLNIASPEERKKAFSTCISHITAVAIFYIPLISLSFVHRFGKHAPPYVPTLIANVYLLIPPVMNPIIYSVKTKQIQKAMFKLLCSKRTHI; from the exons ATGACAATAATTCACTGTGTCTTCTGGAATTGCTCCTTTAATATCTATATTTGTATCCATTCTAATTTTCCACATCTTGAAAA AAAGTCAAGATCTTGCAAGAGAATTCAGCTCCTTCAGACCATAATGTTAACCTACTATAACTCCACATTCCCTACCTTCTTCTTGACTGGGGTCCCTGGACTTGAATGGGCCCATGTCTGGATCTCCATCCCCTTCTGCTGCCTCTATTTAACTGCCCTCTCTGGGAATACCTTGATCCTGTTCATAGTCCTCACTGAGCAAAGTCTCCATGAGCCCATGTACTATTTCCTCTCCATGTTGTCCACCACTGACATTGGTTTATGCCTATCTACACTGGGAACGGTACTGGGAATATTCTGGGTCAATACACGGGAAATCAGCTTCAATGCCTGCTTATCGCAGATGTTCTTCATTCACCTCTTCACATTCATGGAATCCTCAGTGCTCCTGGCTATGGCCTTTGATCGTTTTGTGGCCATTTCTAACCCCTTGAGATATGCTACCATTCTAACTCATGCAAGGATTGCTCAAATTGGTTTGGCAGTCATTACCAGGGGGACTGTCATTCTGACACCACTAGTCCTACTTCTTAAGCGCCTATCATTCTGCCACAGCCACGTGCTCCATCACTCCTATTGCTTCCACCCTGATGTGATGAAGCTCTCGTGTTCAGATACAAAGATCAATAGTGCTTTTGGACTAGCTGCAATAATCTCTACTGCTGGGGTAGACTCTATCTTTATCCTGCTTTCCTATGTCTTGATCATCCGCTCAGTTCTCAACATTGCATCcccagaggagaggaaaaaggctTTCAGCACCTGCATTTCTCATATCACTGCTGTGGCCATATTCTACATCCCTTTGATCAGCCTATCTTTTGTTCACAGATTTGGAAAACATGCTCCACCCTATGTGCCCACACTAATTGCTAATGTATACTTGCTCATTCCCCCTGTGATGAATCCCATCATCTATAGTGTGAAAACAAAGCAGATTCAAAAAGCTATGTTCAAACTTTTATGTTCCAAGAGAACTCATATTTAA
- the LOC114498878 gene encoding olfactory receptor 51F1-like yields MKTAKAPYEDGEDVERGVNCVDVLLCYLLTSIHMGLQKSQDESIVRTKATNLQNMEILSNLTSTFPNFLLAGIPGLESAHTWISIPFGCLYAIALSGNSMILFVIITHQSLHEPMYYFLSMLSATDLGLTVSTMSTTLAILWFNAREISLDSCIIQMFFLHGFTVMESGVLVAMAFDRYVAICDPLRYTTILTNSRVIQMGTLMIIRSVVLIAPLLLLLKPLYFCRANILSHSYCYHPDVIKLACSDTRANSICGLIDLILTTGVDTPCIVLSYILIIRSVLSMASPKEQHKVFSTCMSHIGAVAIFYIPMMSLSLVHRYGQSAPKVVHSMMANIYLLLPPVLNPIIYSVKTKQIRKAILSLLLATKQR; encoded by the exons ATGAAGACAGCAAAGGCTCCATATGAAgatggtgaggatgtagagagaGGTGTTAATTGTGTTGATGTTCTGCTTTGTTATCTACTCACAAGTATTCATATGGGCTTACAGAAAAGTCAG GATGAGAGCATTGTAAGAACAAAGGCTACAAATCTACAAAACATGGAGATCTTAAGTAACTTGACATCTACATTTCCAAATTTCTTGTTGGCCGGCATTCCTGGCCTGGAGTCTGCCCACACCTGGATCTCCATTCCCTTCGGCTGTCTTTATGCCATTGCCCTCTCTGGGAACAGCATGATCCTGTTTGTCATCATTACCCACCAGAGTCTCCATGAGCCCATGTACTATTTCCTCTCCATGTTGTCAGCTACTGACCTGGGCTTGACTGTGTCTACAATGTCTACAACATTAGCTATACTTTGGTTTAATGCAAGAGAAATTAGTCTAGATAGCTGTATTatccaaatgttttttcttcatggGTTTACTGTCATGGAATCTGGGGTGCTAGTGGCTATGGCCTTTGACCGCTATGTGGCAATCTGTGACCCTCTAAGGTACACTACTATTCTCACTAATTCCAGGGTTATTCAGATGGGCACCTTAATGATTATACGTAGTGTGGTATTAATAGCACCACTACTCTTGCTCCTTAAGCCCCTGTATTTCTGTAGAGCAAATATCCTTTCCCATTCTTACTGTTACCAtccagatgtgattaaattagcATGTTCAGATACTCGGGCCAACAGCATCTGTGGATTAATCGATCTCATCCTGACCACAGGGGTGGATACACCATGCATTGTCCTCTCTTATATCTTGATCATTCGCTCTGTGCTGAGTATGGCCTCTCCCAAAGAACAACACAAGGTCTTCAGTACTTGTATGTCCCACATTGGAGCAGTAGCCATTTTCTACATCCCCATGATGAGCTTGTCCTTGGTGCATCGCTATGGCCAATCAGCCCCCAAAGTGGTCCATTCAATGATGGCCAATATATACCTGCTTTTGCCCCCTGTGCTCAACCCCATCATCTATagtgtaaaaacaaaacagattcgCAAGGCTATCCTCAGTCTTCTCCTTGCAACTAAGCAGAGGtga